A stretch of Chelmon rostratus isolate fCheRos1 chromosome 18, fCheRos1.pri, whole genome shotgun sequence DNA encodes these proteins:
- the nkx2.4b gene encoding NK2 homeobox 4b, with protein MSFSPKHSTPFSVTDILSPMEDSYRRFGGMDPAAGSLGSQLGAYRQPQVSQPGMQHQQQAQQQQPPHLHHHHHHHHHHHLSSNSSSSSSSSSSVSATAAAAALGPGGPYHVPHGVPQFSGAVGGFCNGGIGNVGDLPSYQETVRSGGAAAAAWYSNPEPRYPTISRFMGPSAGMNMSGMVGSLAGMDSTAKSMVTLHAAPRRKRRVLFSQAQVYELERRFKQQKYLSAPEREHLAGLIHLTPNQVKIWFQNHRYKLKRQAKDKTAQQLQQEGSSSSGVGGGSGGGLCATTHRSSSVSPVLSKNGKGCRNDSSGSNHTGNRQSGAGEALTASAQQQQQQVNQLSSTDELEDLSPSPPLGLHGQINMTQTDAALIEYTNSMIGSNLLYGRTW; from the exons ATGTCCTTCAGCCCAAAGCACTCCACTCCCTTCTCAGTCACCGACATTTTGAGCCCGATGGAGGACAGCTACCGGAGGTTTGGAGGTATGGATCCCGCCGCGGGGAGCCTCGGGTCCCAGCTGGGCGCATACCGGCAGCCGCAGGTCTCACAGCCCGGtatgcagcatcagcagcaggcgcagcagcagcagccgcctcatctccaccatcaccaccaccaccatcaccatcaccacctgTCCTCCaactcatcatcctcatcctcctcctcttcctcagtctcGGCCACCGCAGCAGCCGCCGCTCTGGGGCCCGGCGGGCCCTATCATGTGCCCCACGGGGTGCCACAGTTCTCCGGGGCCGTAGGCGGGTTCTGCAACGGCGGCATCGGGAATGTGGGAGACCTGCCGTCCTACCAGGAGACAGTGCGCAGCGGGGGGGCGGCAGCGGCGGCCTGGTACAGCAACCCGGAGCCCAGATACCCCACAA tttccaGATTCATGGGCCCCTCCGCCGGGATGAACATGTCCGGGATGGTGGGCAGTTTGGCCGGGATGGACTCCACCGCTAAGTCCATGGTTACGCTGCACGCCGCGCCGCGGAGGAAGCGGCGGGTGCTCTTCTCGCAGGCGCAGGTGTACGAGCTGGAGCGGCGCTTCAAGCAGCAGAAATACCTGTCCGCCCCGGAGAGGGAGCACCTGGCCGGACTGATCCACCTCACCCCGAACCAGGTCAAAATTTGGTTTCAGAACCACCGCTACAAGCTGAAGCGGCAGGCCAAGGACAAGACCgcgcagcagctgcagcaggagggaagcagcagcagcggcgtcGGAGGAGGAAGCGGTGGAGGTCTGTGCGCGACGACCCACCGCTCCTCCTCGGTGTCCCCCGTTCTCTCCAAGAACGGCAAGGGTTGCCGGAACGACTCCAGCGGCTCCAACCACACCGGAAACCGACAGAGTGGCGCGGGGGAAGCCTTGACTGCAAgcgcgcagcagcagcagcagcaggtgaaccAGCTGTCTTCCACGGACGAGCTGGAGGATTTGTCCCCAAGTCCGCCACTGGGACTGCACGGTCAGATCAACATGACGCAGACGGACGCGGCGCTAATCGAGTACACAAACAGCATGATCGGCTCCAATTTACTGTACGGGAGAACTTGGTAG